In one window of Calypte anna isolate BGI_N300 chromosome 1, bCalAnn1_v1.p, whole genome shotgun sequence DNA:
- the LOC103536225 gene encoding gap junction beta-2 protein, whose translation MDWGTLQAVLGGVNKHSTSIGKIWLTVLFIFRIMILVVAAERVWGDEQQDFVCNTLQPGCRNVCYDHFFPISHIRLWALQLIFVSTPALLVAMHVAYTRHEKKRRFRNGEKINIEELKNEKFHIRGPLWWTYTSSIFFRIVFEAVFMYVFYYMYDGYQMPRLVKCNAWPCPNTVDCFVSRPTEKTTFTIFMLAVSGICMMLNLAELCYLVIKICMKEPKRTTA comes from the coding sequence ATGGACTGGGGCACTCTGCAGGCTGTTTTAGGAGGTGTCAATAAGCACTCCACCAGTATCGGGAAGATCTGGCTCACAGTCCTGTTCATCTTCCGTATCATGATCCTGGTTGTGGCTGCAGAGAGAGTCTGGGGAGATGAACAACAAGATTTTGTGTGCAACACACTTCAGCCTGGGTGCAGAAATGTTTGTTACGATCActttttccccatctctcaCATCAGactctgggctctgcagctcaTCTTCGTTTCCACACCCGCGCTGCTGGTGGCCATGCATGTAGCTTACACCAGGCATGAGAAGAAAAGGCGATTcagaaatggagagaaaattaatattgaagagctgaaaaatgaaaagtttcaCATTCGGGGCCCCCTGTGGTGGACATacaccagcagcatcttcttCAGGATCGTCTTTGAAGCAGTCTTCATGTATGTGTTCTATTACATGTACGATGGGTACCAAATGCCTCGCCTGGTCAAGTGCAATGCATGGCCCTGCCCCAACACAGTGGATTGTTTTGTGTCTCGGCCCACTGAGAAAACCACATTTACTATTTTCATGCTTGCTGTGTCTGGTATCTGCATGATGTTGAATTTGGCTGAATTGTGTTACCTAGTGATAAAAATTTGCATGAAAGAGCCCAAGAGAACAACAGCTTGA
- the GJA3 gene encoding gap junction alpha-3 protein, producing MGDWSFLGRLLENAQEHSTVIGKVWLTVLFIFRILVLGAAAEEVWGDEQSDFTCNTQQPGCENVCYDKAFPISHIRFWVLQIIFVSTPTLIYLGHVLHIVRMEEKRKEKEEMKKKGSIKDSSYPGATVSGSGGGGGSNNIRDPFGKKGKEKLPIRDERGRIRMGGALLRTYVFNIIFKTLFEVGFIVGQYFLYGFELKPVYQCSRSPCPHTVDCFISRPTEKTIFIIFMLVVASVSLLLNMLEMYHLGWKKLKQGVTSRYSLEMPVATMTPVMVTGEPKPVSLPPPAPPVVVTTSTPPPVLPDTRAVTPLLAPVTMAPYYTAATPRPRPPSNTASMASYPVAPPVPEERHRAVTPTPISTPVTIPTPIPTPTPAVISYFNSNSHALVAEQNWVNMTAEQPGKVPSSSAGSSTPSSVQHPLPEQAEPPEQLLPPPAGPPVAVANSGSSTSLSGASGSKWDVEGEEELPEARPISAACTTVEMHEPPLLVDTRRLSRASKSSSCRARSDDLAV from the coding sequence ATGGGTGACTGGAGCTTTCTGGGGAGACTGTTAGAGAATGCACAGGAGCACTCCACGGTTATTGGCAAGGTTTGGCTGACGGTACTGTTTATCTTCAGGAtcctggtgctgggggctgctgctgaggaggtCTGGGGAGATGAGCAGTCAGACTTTACATGCAACACTCAGCAACCTGGGTGCGAAAATGTTTGCTATGACAAAGCCTTCCCCATTTCTCACATCCGCTTCTGGGTGCTGCAAATCATTTTTGTCTCCACTCCAACCCTTATCTACTTGGGCCATGTGCTGCACATTGTACGcatggaggagaagaggaaagaaaaagaagagatgaaaaagaagggaagcaTCAAAGACAGCAGCTACCCAGGAGCCACAGTTTCTGGcagtggtggtggaggaggCAGCAATAACATCAGGGATCCCTTTGgcaaaaaggggaaggaaaagctcCCAATCCGTGATGAACGTGGTAGAATCCGTATGGGGGGTGCCCTGCTCCGTACCTACGTCTTTAACATAATTTTCAAGACGCTCTTTGAGGTGGGCTTCATTGTGGGCCAGTACTTCCTATATGGCTTTGAGCTAAAGCCAGTCTATCAGTGCAGCCGCTCACCTTGCCCACATACTGTGGACTGCTTCATCTCAAGGCCCACTGAGAAGAccatcttcatcatcttcatgtTAGTGGTGGCCTCTGTCTCCCTGCTGCTGAACATGCTTGAGATGTATCACTTGGGCTGGAAGAAACTTAAGCAGGGCGTGACAAGCCGGTACAGCCTTGAGATGCCTGTCGCAACAATGACACCAGTCATGGTAACAGGGGAGCCCAAACCCGTTtccctgccaccaccagcaccacctgTGGTGGTAACGACTTCCACTCCCCCCCCTGTTCTGCCTGATACCCGTGCTGTCACACCACTCCTGGCCCCAGTGACCATGGCGCCGTACTACACTGCAGCTACTCCAAGGCCACGGCCCCCCTCCAACACAGCCTCCATGGCCAGCTACCCTGTTGCTCCACCAGTTCCCGAGGAGAGGCACCGTGCCGTGACTCCTACACCCATCTCCACTCCGGTCACCATCCCGACCCCCATCCCCACGCCCACGCCAGCAGTCATCAGCTACTTCAACAGCAACAGCCATGCCCTGGTGGCCGAGCAGAACTGGGTCAACATGACAGCTGAGCAGCCGGGGAAGGTGCCCTCCAGCTCCGCAGGCTCCTCTACTCCCAGCAGTGTCCAGCACCCCCTTCCTGAGCAGGCAGAGccaccagagcagctgctcccaccCCCAGCTGGGCCGCCCGTTGCTGTGGCCAAcagtggcagcagcaccagcctgaGCGGGGCGAGCGGCAGCAAGTGGGACGTGGAGGGTGAGGAGGAGCTGCCCGAGGCACGACCGATCTCAGCGGCCTGCACTACCGTGGAGATGCATGAGCCCCCACTGCTTGTAGACACGCGGCGCTTGAGCAGGGCCAGTAAGTcgagcagctgcagagccaggtcAGACGACCTGGCCGTGTAG